Genomic DNA from Turicibacter faecis:
ATATCAATATTCGCCTAGTTGCTGATGGCGAGGAGCAGGAATTGTTAAATCCAAAGGTTACGTGCCGGCTCAGGGTTCTCGTCTATCAATTTATTTTATCTGCTATTGTAATTGTTGTTTCAAGTTTACTTATTTCTGTTGTTACAGACAAGATTGCTCGAATAAGTGGAATTGGGTCTTCCTTTATTGGGGCCATGTTTTTAGGGGTAGCAACTTCTCTACCGGAGATGGCAAGTTTGGTAAGTCTTGTGCGCCTAAAAAATTATGATTTAGCGGTAGGAAATATTGTAGGAAGTAACCTATTTAATTTCGTTATTATAGCATTGTCGGATATTTGTTATGTATCAGGGAGTATTTTTGAATTTTTAGATACATCGAATCGATTGTTAGTTATTGTCGGTTTATTAGAGTCTATTTTGTTAACTTATATGTTATTAAGAAAAGAAGTGAAAAATTTGTTGTTATATGTTTTACCCTCTTTAATGATTATTTTTATTTATTTTTATTATCTAAGACTCTCCTTAAATAATGGTTGAAATTGTATACTGGATATGATAAAGTTTTGTTATAGTATAAGGAGGGTTTAGGATGTTTCAATATGGCGTAGTAGATATTCTATTTATGATTGTTTCTGTAATCCTAATTATTTTGGTAGCCTTACAAAGTTCTAAACAGGGGTTAAGTGATTCTCTTTCAGGTGGTAATAGCGAGTTATTTAAAAATCAAAAGGAACGCGGAGCAGAGGTATACGTTGTTCGAGCAACATATATTTGTTCAATTGCCTTTTTAGTTTTAGGATTAATGGTTTTTATGAAATAATTGTGGGCTCATATTCAAAATGAATATGAGTTTTTTTATTGAATGAAGTAGGATATGAATAGGATTTAAAAGTTAAGGATGCGGTTAAACTCTTTTTCGTAAGGTAGAGCTTGAGGGGAATAGAGGTAATGGATGAGCCCTTTTTATAAAAATTGGGTAAATTTTTTAGAGTAGGGAATAATAGTGATATAAAATAGACCTATTTGTATAAACTAGTGATAGGATAGGTTTGGTTAGTTTATCTATTCGTAGTAAAAAATGGTTAAATGTTTATGGAGTTATGATAGAATATAAGTTATGAGTTGGAGGTGTGCTATTTGCGCAATACAGTATTAGAGTTATTAGGATCGAGTCACTATGAGGCAATGACGATTGATGAATTAGTGGATTATTTACAGATTGATGATTCAAAGTCTTTTAAGGAATTTGTTAAATTGATGGTATCTCTTGAAGATGAAGGGATCGTGGTGCGTTCAAAAAATGATCGATATGATTTGGCGCGTGAGTTAGGTTATTATAAAGGAATTATTTCTATTCACCCCAAAGGATTTGGGTTTGTTGAAATTGAAGATATGGATGACGTTTATGTTCGAAGTGAGGATTTAAACGGGGCGTTACACAAGGATACGGTACTCGTAAAAATTTTACCAAGTTCAAAAGGTGATAGTTTAGAAGGTGAAATTACTCAGGTTCTTGAACGAGGAATGACGGATTTTATTGGGACGTATTATGAAATCAAACAGGTTGGCTATGTTAAACCGGACAATTCACGCTATCAGGCTGTTGTGGCAATTCCTAAAAATAAAACGAAGGGTGCTGTTAAAGACCATAAGGTGCGTGTTCGTATTATAGACTATTTAGAGAATAATGTGGTGAAAGCAGAAGTCACTGAAATTTTAGGACATAAAAATGATCCGGGAATTGATATTTTATCGGTTGTGTATAAGTATGATATTGTTCCCGAATTTAGTAAAGAGGCATTAGAACAGGCGGAGCAAATTCCGAGTGAACCTGATTATGATAGTTATAAAGGACGCCGTGATTTACGAGGGGAAACGATCGTTACAATCGATGGGGATGACGCGAAGGATTTAGATGATGCTGTCCATGTTCGTATGCTTGAAAATGGGAATTATTTATTAGGAGTCTCAATTGCCGATGTTTCTTACTATGTGACTGAGGGATCACCTCTTGATCGAGAAGCCTTCTTTAGAGGAACGAGTGTCTACTTGGTTGACCGTGTGATTCCTATGATTCCACATCGTTTATCAAATGGAATTTGTTCATTAAATCCACAGGTTGATCGTTTAACAATCACGTGTGAGATGGAAATTTCTCCAAAAGGTGAAGTCGTTAACCACGAAATTTTCCCTTCTATTATAAAGACAACTGAACGGATGACTTATAATCACGTTAATCGCATTTTAATTGATGAAGATCCACAATTATGCGAGCGCTACAAGGAGTTAGTTCCGACTTTTAAAATGATGTATGAACTTTCTCAAATTTTACGTCAACGTCGTCATGATCGAGGATCAATCGATTTCGATTTAGAAGAGTCAAAAATTATTGTGGATGAATATGGATTCCCAGTTGACGTGGTTCTTCGTGAACGAGAAATCGCGGAACGAATTATCGAAGATTTTATGCTAGCGGCAAATGAGACAGTGGCAGAACATTTTCACTGGATGGATGTTCCGTTTATTTATCGTGTGCATGAACATCCAAAACCAGAAAAGTTAGAACGTTTCTATAAATTAGCACGTGCATTAGGTTATGAGATTAAGGGAACGAAGGAACATGTTCATCCAAAAGCTTTACAGATGATTACAGAAGCGGTACATGGTAAACCAGAACATGCAGCCATTAATACGATGATGCTTCGTTCGTTACAAAAGGCACGGTACAGTGAGGAGAGTCTGGGCCATTTCGGATTGGCGGCCGAGTTTTACACACATTTCACTTCCCCAATTCGACGTTATCCGGACTTAGTTGTTCATCGATTAATTCGACGTTATTTATTTGACCAAGATTTATCGAAAGAAACCCTTGCTTATTATTCAGCGGTCATGCCTGAAATTGGTGAACAGACATCTAAGCGTGAACGGGATGCAATTGATGCAGAGCGCGAAGTAGAGGATATGAAAAAGGCGGAATACATGACTCAATTTATTGATGAAGAGTTTGAAGGGATTATTTCTTCAGTCACTAAGTGGGGA
This window encodes:
- a CDS encoding sodium:calcium antiporter — its product is MGMLLTQYFILSIIVVVSSIRISSCVDEFTKRTKIGGAFISGIVLAGVTSLPELITSLSSTIVLNNADLAMGDILGSNAFNIFILAVGNLIFIKSRLFNWTKQLNVKTNVLSTFVYFFIFLNLYGFLTGRIGHIGITSFFILILYYINIRLVADGEEQELLNPKVTCRLRVLVYQFILSAIVIVVSSLLISVVTDKIARISGIGSSFIGAMFLGVATSLPEMASLVSLVRLKNYDLAVGNIVGSNLFNFVIIALSDICYVSGSIFEFLDTSNRLLVIVGLLESILLTYMLLRKEVKNLLLYVLPSLMIIFIYFYYLRLSLNNG
- the secG gene encoding preprotein translocase subunit SecG — protein: MFQYGVVDILFMIVSVILIILVALQSSKQGLSDSLSGGNSELFKNQKERGAEVYVVRATYICSIAFLVLGLMVFMK
- the rnr gene encoding ribonuclease R, yielding MRNTVLELLGSSHYEAMTIDELVDYLQIDDSKSFKEFVKLMVSLEDEGIVVRSKNDRYDLARELGYYKGIISIHPKGFGFVEIEDMDDVYVRSEDLNGALHKDTVLVKILPSSKGDSLEGEITQVLERGMTDFIGTYYEIKQVGYVKPDNSRYQAVVAIPKNKTKGAVKDHKVRVRIIDYLENNVVKAEVTEILGHKNDPGIDILSVVYKYDIVPEFSKEALEQAEQIPSEPDYDSYKGRRDLRGETIVTIDGDDAKDLDDAVHVRMLENGNYLLGVSIADVSYYVTEGSPLDREAFFRGTSVYLVDRVIPMIPHRLSNGICSLNPQVDRLTITCEMEISPKGEVVNHEIFPSIIKTTERMTYNHVNRILIDEDPQLCERYKELVPTFKMMYELSQILRQRRHDRGSIDFDLEESKIIVDEYGFPVDVVLREREIAERIIEDFMLAANETVAEHFHWMDVPFIYRVHEHPKPEKLERFYKLARALGYEIKGTKEHVHPKALQMITEAVHGKPEHAAINTMMLRSLQKARYSEESLGHFGLAAEFYTHFTSPIRRYPDLVVHRLIRRYLFDQDLSKETLAYYSAVMPEIGEQTSKRERDAIDAEREVEDMKKAEYMTQFIDEEFEGIISSVTKWGMYVELPNTVEGLVHVNDLTDDYYEFDEDNLALIGRRTKTVYKIGDKVKVIVLAASKEERTIDFQLVGMSKSRQKRGFKRIDTREVSRKGRSKDRSRDRKGGNRDYRPVRSRKTNKSTDTNFKNPKPKRKKTNATSNGKLKKK